From one Flavobacterium sp. N502536 genomic stretch:
- a CDS encoding beta-ketoacyl-[acyl-carrier-protein] synthase family protein has protein sequence MNKRVVITGMGIYSCIGTSLEEVKESLYNGKSGIHFDSERKEFGFQSALTGMVPKADLKNLLTRRQRMSIGEETEYAYMATVEALKNANIDDAFFDNREVGIMYGNDSVSKAVIEATDIVRDKKDTALIGSGAIFKSMNSTVTMNLSTIFKLRGINLTISAACASGSHSIGLAYFLIKSGFQDLIICGGAQEINKYAMSSFDGLGVFSARENEPEKASRPFDKDRDGLIPSGGGATLILESYESAIARGATIIAEIGGYGFSSNGGHISTPNVEGPSIAMKRALDDAQLKATDVDYINAHATSTPVGDGNEAKAIFEVFGEKNPYVSSTKSMTGHECWMAGASEVIYSILMMQHDFIAPNINLENPDEDAAKLNLVKTTLNKKFDIFLSNSFGFGGTNSALVVKKFKLNDE, from the coding sequence ATGAATAAGAGAGTTGTAATTACTGGGATGGGAATTTATTCTTGTATCGGAACTTCTTTAGAGGAAGTAAAGGAATCTTTATACAACGGAAAATCAGGTATTCACTTTGATTCTGAAAGAAAAGAATTTGGTTTTCAATCTGCCTTAACGGGAATGGTTCCGAAAGCTGATTTAAAAAATTTATTGACCCGCAGACAGCGTATGAGCATTGGTGAAGAAACCGAATACGCTTATATGGCTACTGTTGAAGCATTGAAAAACGCGAACATTGATGATGCTTTTTTCGACAATCGCGAAGTGGGTATTATGTACGGAAATGACAGCGTTTCAAAAGCGGTTATTGAAGCTACTGATATTGTACGAGACAAAAAAGACACTGCCCTGATAGGTTCCGGAGCTATTTTTAAATCGATGAATTCAACGGTAACCATGAATTTATCAACGATTTTTAAACTTCGTGGTATCAATCTTACCATAAGTGCGGCCTGCGCCAGCGGTTCACACTCTATAGGTCTCGCTTATTTTTTAATAAAAAGCGGATTCCAGGACCTTATCATCTGCGGAGGCGCACAGGAAATCAATAAATATGCCATGAGCAGTTTTGATGGTTTGGGTGTTTTTTCGGCCAGAGAAAACGAACCCGAAAAAGCTTCCCGCCCTTTTGACAAGGATCGCGACGGATTAATCCCAAGTGGTGGCGGTGCAACGTTAATTTTGGAAAGCTACGAATCGGCAATTGCCAGGGGCGCTACTATTATTGCAGAAATCGGCGGTTACGGATTCTCCTCAAATGGCGGACACATCTCAACACCTAATGTAGAAGGGCCGTCTATAGCCATGAAACGAGCGCTTGATGATGCACAGCTAAAAGCAACTGATGTTGACTATATAAATGCTCATGCTACCTCAACTCCGGTTGGAGACGGAAACGAAGCCAAAGCGATCTTTGAAGTTTTTGGAGAGAAAAATCCGTACGTAAGTTCGACCAAATCAATGACAGGTCACGAATGCTGGATGGCCGGAGCAAGCGAAGTAATCTACTCCATCTTAATGATGCAGCACGATTTCATTGCCCCAAACATCAATTTAGAGAATCCTGACGAAGATGCTGCTAAATTAAATTTGGTCAAAACTACTTTAAACAAAAAATTTGACATATTTTTGTCCAATTCCTTCGGGTTCGGAGGAACCAACTCTGCGTTGGTGGTTAAAAAGTTTAAATTGAACGATGAATAA
- the fabG gene encoding 3-oxoacyl-ACP reductase FabG translates to MKCVLVTGGSRGIGSAICKKLAVDANYHILINYHSNKTAAEATLQEIQKLGATGEILGFDVSNFEEVQKTLTQWQEANPEAIVEAIVNNAGITKDGLFMWMTPEDWNGVVNTSLNGFFNVTQFFIQKMLRNKYGRIVNMVSVSGVKGTAGQTNYSAAKGAIVAATKALAQEVAKRNITVNAVAPGFIRTDMTSQLDEKELLKLIPASRFGEAEEVADLVSFLISKKSSYITGEIININGGIYS, encoded by the coding sequence ATGAAATGTGTATTAGTAACTGGCGGTTCACGAGGAATTGGAAGTGCTATTTGTAAAAAATTAGCCGTTGATGCAAATTATCATATCCTGATTAACTACCACTCGAATAAAACTGCCGCTGAAGCAACACTTCAGGAAATACAAAAATTAGGCGCAACAGGCGAAATCTTAGGTTTTGATGTTTCCAATTTTGAAGAGGTACAAAAAACATTAACACAATGGCAGGAAGCTAATCCCGAAGCTATTGTAGAAGCGATCGTAAACAACGCCGGAATTACAAAAGACGGTCTTTTTATGTGGATGACTCCCGAAGACTGGAACGGTGTAGTAAATACGAGTTTGAACGGATTTTTTAATGTAACGCAGTTTTTTATTCAAAAAATGCTGCGCAATAAATATGGCCGAATTGTTAATATGGTTTCCGTTTCGGGTGTAAAAGGAACAGCCGGACAAACCAATTATTCAGCGGCAAAAGGTGCAATTGTTGCGGCCACAAAAGCATTGGCTCAGGAAGTTGCTAAACGAAACATTACTGTAAATGCTGTTGCCCCTGGTTTTATAAGAACCGATATGACAAGCCAATTGGACGAAAAAGAATTATTAAAACTAATTCCGGCAAGCCGTTTTGGTGAAGCCGAGGAAGTTGCAGATTTGGTAAGCTTTTTGATTTCAAAAAAATCAAGTTACATTACAGGAGAAATTATAAATATAAACGGAGGAATTTATTCTTAG